Proteins from a single region of Pongo pygmaeus isolate AG05252 chromosome 3, NHGRI_mPonPyg2-v2.0_pri, whole genome shotgun sequence:
- the TNIP3 gene encoding TNFAIP3-interacting protein 3 isoform X2, protein MWHNVRGMETPGKTASMSHFVQGTSRMIAAESSTEHKECAESSTRKNLTNSLEQKIRCLEKQRKELLEVNQQWDQQFRSMKELYERKVAEMKMKLDAAERFLSTREKDPHQRQREDGRQREDGRQRDLTRDRLQREEKEKDHLNEELHELKEENKLLKEKNTLVNKEKEHYECEIKRLNKALQDALNIKCSFSEDCLRKSRVEFCHEEMRTEMEVLKQQVQIYEEDFKKERSDRERLNQEKEELQQINETSQSQLNRLNSQIKACQMEKEKLEKQLKQMYCPTCNRSLVFHLQDPWVPTGPGAVQKQREHPPDYLWYALDQLPPDVQHKANGLSSVKKVNQ, encoded by the exons ATGTGGCACAATGTGAGAGGGATGGAG ACTCCAGGAAAAACAGCTTCCATGTCACATTTTGTACAGGGCACATCTAGAATGATTGCTGCAGAAAGTTCTACGGAGCATAAAGAG tgtgctgAATCATCAACAAGAAAGAACTTGACGAATTCTCTTGAACAAAAGATAAGGTGtttggaaaaacaaagaaaagag CTCCTGGAAGTTAACCAGCAATGGGATCAGCAATTTAGAAGTATGAAAGAGTTATACGAAAGAAAG GTAGCAGAGATGAAGATGAAACTTGACGCCGCAGAAAGATTCCTCAGCACGCGGGAGAAGGATCCGcatcagaggcagagagaggacgGCAGGCAGAGAGAGGACGGCAGGCAGCGCGACCTGACCCGGGACCGGCTGCAGCGGGAGGAG AAGGAAAAGGACCACCTAAATGAAGAATTACATGAATTGAAGGAAGAGAAtaaacttttaaaggaaaaaaatactcttGTGAACAAGGAAAAGGAACACTACGAATGTGAAATAAAACGCCTCAATAAG GCTCTTCAGGACGCCTTGAATATCAAGTGTTCATTTTCCGAGGACTGTTTGAGGAAGTCTCGAGTGGAATTCTGCCATGAGGAGATGAGAACAGAAATGGAAGTTCTGAAGCAGCAG GTGCAAATATATGAAGAAGACTTCAAAAAGGAACGATCGGATCGAGAGAGACTTAATCAAGAGAAAGAGGAGCTACAGCAAATTAATGAAACTTCTCAATCCCAGTTGAACAGGCTGAATTCTCAG ATAAAAGCTTGtcagatggagaaagaaaaactagaaaagcaattAAAACAG ATGTATTGCCCAACCTGTAACCGCAGCTTGGTTTTCCACCTGCAAGATCCATGGGTACCAACAGGCCCTGGAGCTGTGCAGAAGCAACGGGAGCACCCA CCAGACTATCTGTGGTATGCTCTTGACCAGCTTCCGCCAGATGTACAACACAAGGCAAATG gtTTATCCTCAGTAAAGAAAGTCAATCAGTAG
- the TNIP3 gene encoding TNFAIP3-interacting protein 3 isoform X3 produces the protein MTPGKTASMSHFVQGTSRMIAAESSTEHKECAESSTRKNLTNSLEQKIRCLEKQRKELLEVNQQWDQQFRSMKELYERKVAEMKMKLDAAERFLSTREKDPHQRQREDGRQREDGRQRDLTRDRLQREEKEKDHLNEELHELKEENKLLKEKNTLVNKEKEHYECEIKRLNKALQDALNIKCSFSEDCLRKSRVEFCHEEMRTEMEVLKQQVQIYEEDFKKERSDRERLNQEKEELQQINETSQSQLNRLNSQIKACQMEKEKLEKQLKQMYCPTCNRSLVFHLQDPWVPTGPGAVQKQREHPPDYLWYALDQLPPDVQHKANGLSSVKKVNQ, from the exons ATG ACTCCAGGAAAAACAGCTTCCATGTCACATTTTGTACAGGGCACATCTAGAATGATTGCTGCAGAAAGTTCTACGGAGCATAAAGAG tgtgctgAATCATCAACAAGAAAGAACTTGACGAATTCTCTTGAACAAAAGATAAGGTGtttggaaaaacaaagaaaagag CTCCTGGAAGTTAACCAGCAATGGGATCAGCAATTTAGAAGTATGAAAGAGTTATACGAAAGAAAG GTAGCAGAGATGAAGATGAAACTTGACGCCGCAGAAAGATTCCTCAGCACGCGGGAGAAGGATCCGcatcagaggcagagagaggacgGCAGGCAGAGAGAGGACGGCAGGCAGCGCGACCTGACCCGGGACCGGCTGCAGCGGGAGGAG AAGGAAAAGGACCACCTAAATGAAGAATTACATGAATTGAAGGAAGAGAAtaaacttttaaaggaaaaaaatactcttGTGAACAAGGAAAAGGAACACTACGAATGTGAAATAAAACGCCTCAATAAG GCTCTTCAGGACGCCTTGAATATCAAGTGTTCATTTTCCGAGGACTGTTTGAGGAAGTCTCGAGTGGAATTCTGCCATGAGGAGATGAGAACAGAAATGGAAGTTCTGAAGCAGCAG GTGCAAATATATGAAGAAGACTTCAAAAAGGAACGATCGGATCGAGAGAGACTTAATCAAGAGAAAGAGGAGCTACAGCAAATTAATGAAACTTCTCAATCCCAGTTGAACAGGCTGAATTCTCAG ATAAAAGCTTGtcagatggagaaagaaaaactagaaaagcaattAAAACAG ATGTATTGCCCAACCTGTAACCGCAGCTTGGTTTTCCACCTGCAAGATCCATGGGTACCAACAGGCCCTGGAGCTGTGCAGAAGCAACGGGAGCACCCA CCAGACTATCTGTGGTATGCTCTTGACCAGCTTCCGCCAGATGTACAACACAAGGCAAATG gtTTATCCTCAGTAAAGAAAGTCAATCAGTAG